The genomic segment TTACATTTTTTCGTGGCATATTTTCACCCCCAAAAAAATATAACACATAGTTGACTATGTGGCAATATTATAATATATTCTACATAGATACATAGTTAGCTATGTAGAATAAAAAGGGATGAGATAGCAAATGAGATCAAAATAATCCAAAAGTCCTACTATAACGGGTTGTCATTTTTAAAAGTCGGTTTATGATAGAAGTAACAAAAAAAATGGGAGGTTTTGACATGAGCATCAAAAAGATTGTGTTAATTGTACTGTTGTTAATGACGATGACGGGTGTGGCGTGGGCAGGTGAGACAAACATAGACCCAAGGTTATATGAACAAGATTGGCTTGCACCGTATATTGGTAAATCAAAAATAGACCCAAGAATTATCGAGAGACCTAATCAAGTGATAGGCAAAGACATCACTACTGATGGGCTAACGATGTCATGGGACAGCGTAAAAAATGCCGTTAGTTATGGCATAGACGTTTATCAATACGAGTATCCTTCAAAATACGCAGATAATCCGGATGAATCAAAAAAAGTATATTCTCAGACAACAAGCAAAACAAATATAGTGGTTACCGGATTAAAACCTGATACAAGGTATTTGGTACAACTATATACGATTTTTCCGGAAGGAAGAAAAAGTCACCCTGCGCATCTAGAAGTAGAAACAAGAGCTATAACGAAGGGTGAAGCGGTATACATCCCAGCAGATCCGGAAAACGGGGGCCCCTTAGTGCCATATATCGATGCATCGAATCAAGGGCGTGACGGCGGTAGTTTCGGTCAATATGAAGACCTTATTGTCTTAATGAACTGGGATACTGCAACAGATGGAATAAAAAGGGATAATAGTGTGAGTGTATCAATTGATGGTTTGGGTATAAAATTTCCTGATGCACAGCCCTATATCAATGAGGATGACCGAACCATGGTACCCGTAAGATTCATTGCCGAAGCTCGCCATATTGAGGCAGATGTTAGCTGGAATCCCTTCACCCGAACCGTCACCATCGAAAAACCAAACAGTGACGGGAAGACCAAAACCATCATCAAGCTAAAGGTTGGCGAAAACAAGGGACTGGTAAACGGCCGGGAGGTCACCTTTGACACGAAAGCCGTCATCAAGGATGACAGAACT from the Microaerobacter geothermalis genome contains:
- a CDS encoding stalk domain-containing protein, whose protein sequence is MSIKKIVLIVLLLMTMTGVAWAGETNIDPRLYEQDWLAPYIGKSKIDPRIIERPNQVIGKDITTDGLTMSWDSVKNAVSYGIDVYQYEYPSKYADNPDESKKVYSQTTSKTNIVVTGLKPDTRYLVQLYTIFPEGRKSHPAHLEVETRAITKGEAVYIPADPENGGPLVPYIDASNQGRDGGSFGQYEDLIVLMNWDTATDGIKRDNSVSVSIDGLGIKFPDAQPYINEDDRTMVPVRFIAEARHIEADVSWNPFTRTVTIEKPNSDGKTKTIIKLKVGENKGLVNGREVTFDTKAVIKDDRTMVPLRFVVETLGARVFWDPRVKAVIIYTPNERAYFDEDLAEEQGWIEN